A stretch of Christensenellaceae bacterium DNA encodes these proteins:
- the acpP_2 gene encoding acyl carrier protein gives MLEQRVIEIIADHECIKADTLNRNTYLLKDLNINSFDFIDLICAFEEEFKIEIDENKVKQFLTVGDIIDYLEQIS, from the coding sequence ATGCTGGAACAGCGCGTAATTGAAATCATTGCCGATCATGAATGTATTAAAGCGGATACCCTTAACAGGAATACGTATCTCTTAAAAGATTTGAATATTAATTCATTTGATTTTATCGACCTGATTTGTGCATTTGAAGAAGAATTCAAAATCGAAATCGACGAGAACAAGGTAAAACAATTTCTGACGGTCGGGGATATTATCGACTATCTGGAACAAATTAGCTGA
- a CDS encoding AMP-binding protein, which produces MKNYPDYEVPVLKSLRELVDYAAREYRDAAAFMFRDGKTSVAAKSYVEFQEETQALGTALISRGFCGAHIAVLGENSYPWLVTYFAVVNGGNVIVPVDKDLSKEEMAEVLSRSHCSALVYSDKYRDIAKEIGKGLKLCANMGGSDENGFAALVVEGRQRIAAGDRSFLDYAVDVHKMAAIVYTSGTTGKSKGVMLSHANLMADAVAARQKINLTGRSLLVLPLHHTFGFTANVLCGVFAGYTIFINDNLKNVLKDMQDFRPVNLFVVPMILESMYHKVWTTAKKSGKDKKLTTGLKVSNALMKLRIDLRRKMFAEVLNALGGELEFCICGGAFLDEKIAAGFRELGVHIMNGYGVTECAPIVAENRNDYYNDRSVGVVLPCNEVKIDRPDETGEGEILVRGANIMLGYFEDDIETKKSFDNGWYKTGDLGRLSADGFLYVTGRIKNLIILSNGKNISPEEIEEVFRSIPYIKEIVVYGENDRILAQVYLDHDYFVQNAITDIRGTLDADIDALNKTLPAYKQLSGVKIRETDFERTTTKKIKREHIGA; this is translated from the coding sequence GTGAAGAATTACCCTGATTACGAGGTGCCGGTGCTTAAAAGTCTTAGGGAACTGGTAGACTATGCAGCGCGCGAATACCGTGATGCTGCTGCTTTTATGTTTCGCGACGGAAAGACGTCGGTAGCGGCAAAAAGCTATGTGGAATTTCAGGAAGAAACGCAGGCTTTGGGTACTGCGCTTATCTCGCGCGGTTTTTGCGGCGCGCATATCGCCGTGTTGGGCGAGAACAGCTACCCGTGGCTGGTGACGTATTTTGCCGTTGTGAACGGCGGAAATGTGATCGTACCTGTAGATAAAGACCTTTCAAAAGAGGAAATGGCGGAGGTGCTCTCACGCAGTCATTGCAGCGCGCTTGTTTATTCTGATAAATACCGCGACATCGCAAAAGAGATTGGCAAAGGTCTTAAGCTATGCGCGAATATGGGCGGCAGCGATGAAAACGGTTTTGCAGCGCTCGTTGTAGAGGGCCGACAGAGGATAGCGGCAGGCGACCGGAGCTTTTTGGATTACGCAGTTGACGTGCATAAGATGGCGGCGATCGTCTATACGTCCGGTACGACGGGAAAAAGCAAAGGCGTTATGCTTTCGCACGCCAATCTGATGGCGGACGCTGTGGCAGCAAGACAGAAAATAAACCTTACCGGCAGGTCTTTGCTAGTGTTGCCGCTCCACCATACATTCGGGTTTACGGCGAACGTGTTGTGCGGCGTCTTTGCGGGATATACGATTTTTATCAATGATAATTTAAAAAATGTGCTCAAGGATATGCAGGACTTCAGGCCCGTGAATCTGTTTGTCGTACCCATGATCTTAGAATCCATGTATCATAAGGTGTGGACGACGGCAAAAAAATCAGGTAAGGATAAAAAGCTTACGACAGGCCTTAAGGTGAGCAATGCGCTGATGAAGCTGCGGATCGACCTGCGGCGCAAGATGTTTGCGGAAGTGCTGAACGCGCTGGGCGGAGAGCTGGAGTTTTGTATCTGCGGCGGCGCTTTCCTGGATGAAAAAATAGCGGCAGGATTCCGCGAACTGGGCGTTCATATCATGAACGGCTACGGCGTTACCGAATGCGCGCCCATCGTCGCCGAAAACCGTAACGATTATTACAATGACAGAAGCGTGGGCGTGGTGTTGCCTTGCAACGAAGTGAAGATCGACAGGCCGGACGAGACGGGCGAAGGAGAGATTCTTGTGCGGGGCGCGAATATCATGCTGGGGTATTTCGAGGATGATATAGAAACCAAAAAATCCTTTGACAACGGCTGGTATAAGACGGGAGATCTGGGAAGGCTCAGCGCAGACGGCTTTTTATATGTAACGGGCAGGATCAAAAACCTGATCATCCTTTCCAACGGCAAAAACATTTCACCGGAAGAAATAGAAGAAGTGTTCCGCTCCATACCATACATCAAGGAAATCGTCGTTTATGGCGAAAATGACCGTATTCTTGCGCAGGTATACCTAGATCACGATTATTTTGTGCAAAATGCGATAACAGATATTCGCGGGACGTTGGATGCGGATATAGACGCGCTCAATAAGACGCTTCCCGCCTACAAGCAGCTGAGCGGCGTGAAGATCAGGGAAACGGATTTTGAGCGTACGACGACCAAAAAAATCAAGAGGGAACATATAGGAGCGTAA
- a CDS encoding iron hydrogenase yields MATFDEIYKRLLDANMQGKSEEEIEKIRREREGLSELDCLLYPEKQPVIWKFSNCECSPKEQRACADECAFGAISPNREDGIKIDPRVCVGCCACVERCKDKRLTASRDIMAVLKALRQEREGLVYALIAPAFLGQFEEEVTPGKLRSAFKKMGFDGMIEVALFADILTLKEALEFDHNILNESDYQLTSCCCPMWIAMIRKIYHELMPHVPGSVSPMVACGRTIKTLHPDAVTVFIGPCLAKKAEAREQDVAGAVDYVLTFEEVRDMFLSLGINPADMEESYKDHSSRAGRIYARSGGVSEAVKETVERLNPQRKITVHTQHADGVPACKAMIGSILAGEAKANFYEGMGCVGGCVGGPKAIIDREDGKKHVDEYGTGATYKTPIDNPYVVELLKRLGFETVESLLKESDIFTRRFQ; encoded by the coding sequence ATGGCGACGTTTGACGAGATATATAAAAGGCTGCTTGATGCCAATATGCAGGGAAAAAGCGAAGAGGAGATTGAAAAGATACGCAGGGAACGGGAGGGGCTTTCGGAGCTTGACTGTCTGCTTTATCCGGAAAAACAGCCTGTGATTTGGAAATTCAGCAATTGCGAATGCTCGCCTAAAGAACAGCGCGCGTGCGCGGACGAGTGCGCGTTCGGGGCCATTTCCCCTAACCGGGAAGACGGGATTAAAATCGATCCGCGCGTGTGCGTAGGATGCTGCGCATGCGTTGAGCGCTGCAAGGACAAGCGACTGACCGCCAGCAGGGATATTATGGCGGTGTTAAAGGCATTGCGGCAAGAACGGGAGGGGCTGGTATACGCGTTGATCGCGCCCGCGTTTCTGGGCCAGTTTGAAGAAGAGGTAACGCCTGGAAAGCTACGGAGCGCGTTTAAGAAGATGGGCTTTGACGGTATGATTGAGGTCGCACTGTTCGCCGATATTCTTACGCTCAAAGAGGCGTTGGAGTTTGATCACAATATCCTTAACGAATCGGATTACCAGCTTACAAGCTGCTGCTGCCCGATGTGGATCGCGATGATTCGTAAGATATATCATGAGCTGATGCCGCATGTGCCGGGGTCGGTTTCCCCGATGGTGGCCTGCGGACGGACGATCAAAACGCTGCATCCGGATGCGGTGACCGTGTTTATTGGTCCGTGCTTGGCCAAAAAGGCGGAGGCGCGCGAGCAGGATGTTGCCGGCGCGGTTGATTATGTGTTGACCTTTGAAGAGGTCAGGGATATGTTTTTATCGCTCGGGATCAATCCTGCCGATATGGAAGAAAGTTACAAGGACCACTCCTCGCGCGCGGGAAGAATTTATGCGCGAAGCGGCGGAGTAAGCGAAGCGGTCAAAGAGACGGTAGAGCGGCTGAACCCCCAAAGAAAGATCACGGTACATACGCAGCACGCGGACGGCGTGCCCGCGTGCAAAGCAATGATCGGCAGTATTCTAGCGGGAGAGGCAAAGGCCAATTTTTACGAGGGTATGGGCTGTGTAGGAGGCTGTGTAGGCGGCCCTAAGGCCATTATCGACCGCGAAGACGGAAAAAAACACGTCGACGAATACGGAACCGGCGCGACTTACAAAACGCCGATCGATAATCCTTATGTAGTGGAGCTTTTAAAGCGGCTTGGATTCGAAACGGTGGAGAGCCTGCTGAAAGAAAGCGATATTTTCACACGCCGCTTTCAATGA
- a CDS encoding glycosyl transferase family 2: MSVWYVICQWIVIILSVFSAPLMIWLLVTVIAGLFPSKELQQKEEKRHRFAVLICARNEQRVIGNLLASLRAQDYGEDRYCIFVVADNCTDKTADIAREYGAEVYERFDAEKRGKGYALHFGLGRLLSEHKADYDAVCVFDADNLAAKDFLTEMNRALCSQADVALGYRDTKNIHDSWISEAYSVYWLMLQRFYHGARHKLGLSSMVGGTGFAFKLEVLGKEGWTTYSLTEDVEFSIQQICAGKKILPARKAVFYDEQPATVSVSVKQRFRWMIGGMQCIPLYFSKIVKKIRGGDRKALDLLWYLFFIPATGLAIPLNVATVAMLFLNPVSQPFSIAAVIGMAIVNWGAAMLTAFLTLKLEKRKIRPMLRAVCLYPLFMLSMMVIALAAIFNPRTEWVPIEHSSEYKIEDIEKAVALTGEHGEHM; the protein is encoded by the coding sequence ATGAGTGTTTGGTATGTCATTTGCCAATGGATTGTGATTATCCTGTCGGTGTTTTCGGCGCCGTTAATGATCTGGCTTTTGGTCACCGTAATCGCGGGGCTTTTTCCATCCAAAGAATTGCAGCAGAAAGAAGAAAAGAGACACCGTTTTGCGGTGCTTATTTGTGCGCGCAACGAACAGCGCGTAATTGGGAACCTGCTGGCCAGCTTGCGTGCGCAGGACTATGGCGAGGATAGGTACTGTATTTTTGTGGTGGCGGACAACTGTACGGATAAGACGGCGGACATAGCGCGGGAGTATGGCGCCGAGGTTTACGAGCGTTTCGATGCGGAAAAACGCGGCAAGGGATACGCGCTGCATTTCGGATTGGGGCGGCTGCTCAGCGAGCACAAGGCAGATTATGACGCGGTATGCGTTTTTGACGCGGACAACCTCGCCGCCAAAGATTTTTTAACGGAAATGAACCGTGCACTGTGTTCGCAGGCAGATGTGGCGCTTGGTTATCGCGATACAAAAAATATTCACGACTCATGGATCAGCGAGGCATATTCGGTATACTGGCTGATGCTGCAGCGTTTTTACCATGGCGCGCGCCACAAGCTGGGGCTTTCCAGTATGGTGGGCGGCACGGGCTTCGCCTTTAAGCTGGAGGTGCTGGGCAAGGAGGGATGGACGACGTATTCCCTCACGGAGGACGTGGAATTTTCCATCCAGCAGATTTGCGCGGGGAAAAAGATCTTGCCTGCAAGAAAAGCGGTGTTTTACGATGAACAGCCGGCGACAGTGAGCGTGTCCGTCAAGCAACGTTTTCGCTGGATGATCGGCGGCATGCAATGTATTCCCCTATACTTCTCAAAGATCGTCAAAAAAATTCGAGGCGGTGACCGCAAGGCGCTTGACTTGCTGTGGTACCTGTTTTTTATACCGGCCACAGGACTTGCGATCCCGCTCAATGTTGCGACCGTTGCCATGCTGTTCTTAAATCCGGTTTCGCAGCCGTTTTCGATAGCGGCGGTGATTGGTATGGCGATCGTGAACTGGGGAGCCGCGATGCTGACGGCGTTTTTGACGCTTAAGCTTGAAAAGCGGAAAATACGGCCTATGCTGCGGGCGGTTTGCCTGTATCCGTTGTTTATGTTATCCATGATGGTGATTGCATTGGCGGCAATTTTCAATCCGCGTACGGAATGGGTGCCGATTGAGCATAGCAGCGAATATAAGATCGAAGATATTGAAAAAGCCGTGGCGCTCACGGGCGAGCATGGCGAGCATATGTGA